The proteins below come from a single Chryseobacterium sp. MA9 genomic window:
- a CDS encoding GYDIA family GHMP kinase: MNAIFSPGKLMLTSEYFAIDGALVLAVPTKLGQEFFFEEKEDGKSLIHWEAYHQNKFWLKAVIDYKNWQILETNIPSSAEFIVKTLKNVQQLSITKFKTDLTYHLRTNLQFPADYGLGSSSTLMNNLAEWAEIDPFHLNTISLGGSGYDIAVAKEKSAVLFQSKPEIKYEKVDFNPSFKNELIFIHLNQKQDSREGINFYKSKKKSPELVDEFSDITKKIMLCSELENFSELMMIHEHKIADFLEISTVKEKLFSDCPSFVKSLGAWGGDFVMSAKFGDYKNYFWEKGFPIVFEWENIINL, encoded by the coding sequence ATGAACGCGATATTTTCACCGGGCAAGCTTATGCTTACTTCAGAATATTTCGCAATCGATGGAGCTCTTGTCTTAGCGGTACCTACCAAGCTGGGACAAGAGTTTTTCTTTGAAGAAAAAGAAGATGGCAAGTCACTTATTCATTGGGAGGCTTATCATCAAAATAAATTCTGGTTGAAGGCTGTCATTGATTATAAAAACTGGCAGATCTTGGAAACTAACATTCCATCAAGCGCTGAATTTATTGTTAAAACATTAAAGAATGTTCAGCAGCTTTCTATTACTAAATTCAAGACCGACCTTACCTATCATTTAAGGACCAATCTTCAGTTTCCTGCAGACTATGGCCTTGGGAGCAGTTCTACTTTGATGAATAATCTTGCGGAATGGGCAGAGATTGATCCTTTTCATCTGAATACGATTAGTTTAGGAGGAAGTGGATATGATATCGCGGTAGCAAAAGAAAAATCTGCAGTTCTTTTCCAAAGTAAACCAGAGATTAAATATGAGAAGGTAGATTTCAATCCTTCATTTAAAAATGAACTGATTTTTATTCACTTAAATCAGAAGCAGGATAGCAGAGAAGGAATCAACTTTTATAAATCAAAAAAGAAGTCTCCGGAATTGGTTGATGAATTTTCAGATATCACAAAGAAAATAATGCTATGCAGTGAATTGGAAAATTTTTCTGAATTAATGATGATTCATGAGCATAAAATTGCTGATTTTCTTGAAATTTCCACAGTTAAAGAAAAATTATTCTCAGATTGTCCTTCTTTTGTCAAAAGTTTAGGTGCATGGGGGGGAGATTTTGTAATGAGTGCCAAATTTGGGGACTATAAGAACTATTTTTGGGAGAAAGGTTTTCCCATTGTTTTTGAGTGGGAAAATATAATTAATTTATAA
- the pckA gene encoding phosphoenolpyruvate carboxykinase (ATP) produces MKNTKIIQDLEKLGIKGNYEVVYNPSYEELYQAEVSSENQGFEKAELTESGAVSVKTGIFTGRSPKDRYIVQDDVTRDTIFWDGKVNLPTSAEIFGSCKELVMNQLSEAKKIYVVDAFCGTNADTRLKVRFIVEVAWQAHFVTNMFIRPSHYELENFGEPDFTVVNGSKTTNPNWEAQGLNSENFIMFNLTEKLQIIGGTWYGGEMKKGMFAMMNYYLPLKGMASMHCSANVGEKGDVALFFGLSGTGKTTLSADPKRYLIGDDEHGWDNNGVFNYEGGCYAKVIDLSEEKEPDIFRAIKRDALLENVVVNNGVADYTDGSITENTRVSYPIYHINKIVLPSKAGHAKKIVYLSADAFGVLPPVSILNEDQAQYHFLCGYTSKLAGTERGITEPQPSFSPAFGEAFLTLHPTMYSKTLIGKMQEHGAKAYLVNTGWNGTGKRISLKDTRAIIDAIIDGSIDNAPKTQVPIMNLEIPTELPNVSAGILDPRDTYENASEWEEKAKDLASRYIKNFEQYCDTEEGKKLVASGPQLQEQTI; encoded by the coding sequence ATGAAAAACACTAAAATCATCCAGGATTTAGAGAAATTGGGGATTAAAGGAAACTATGAAGTAGTGTACAATCCTTCTTATGAAGAATTATACCAGGCTGAAGTTTCTTCTGAAAATCAGGGATTTGAGAAAGCTGAACTTACAGAATCTGGCGCGGTATCAGTAAAAACAGGAATTTTCACAGGTCGTTCACCTAAAGACAGATATATTGTTCAGGATGATGTTACAAGAGATACAATTTTCTGGGATGGTAAAGTAAATTTACCTACATCAGCAGAAATTTTCGGTTCTTGTAAAGAACTAGTGATGAACCAGCTTTCTGAAGCTAAAAAGATTTATGTAGTAGATGCTTTTTGTGGAACAAATGCAGATACAAGACTTAAAGTAAGATTTATCGTTGAAGTAGCATGGCAGGCACATTTCGTGACAAACATGTTTATTCGTCCTTCTCACTACGAACTGGAAAACTTCGGTGAGCCGGATTTCACAGTAGTCAACGGATCAAAAACAACAAACCCGAACTGGGAAGCTCAGGGATTAAACTCCGAAAACTTCATCATGTTCAACCTTACAGAAAAACTACAGATCATCGGAGGTACCTGGTACGGAGGTGAAATGAAAAAAGGGATGTTTGCCATGATGAACTATTACCTTCCATTAAAAGGGATGGCTTCAATGCACTGTTCTGCAAACGTAGGAGAAAAAGGTGATGTTGCTTTATTCTTTGGTCTTTCAGGAACAGGTAAAACTACTTTATCAGCAGATCCTAAAAGATACCTTATCGGTGACGATGAGCACGGATGGGATAATAACGGAGTATTCAACTATGAAGGAGGATGCTACGCTAAAGTAATTGACTTATCAGAAGAAAAAGAACCGGATATTTTCAGAGCGATTAAAAGAGATGCGCTTCTTGAAAACGTAGTTGTGAATAATGGAGTAGCAGATTATACTGACGGATCTATCACAGAAAACACGAGAGTTTCTTATCCAATCTATCATATCAACAAAATTGTATTGCCTTCTAAAGCAGGTCATGCTAAGAAGATTGTATATCTTTCAGCAGATGCGTTCGGGGTACTTCCTCCGGTTTCTATCTTGAATGAAGATCAGGCTCAATACCACTTCCTTTGCGGTTATACATCTAAATTGGCCGGAACTGAAAGAGGAATTACTGAACCTCAACCATCTTTCTCACCAGCATTTGGTGAAGCATTCCTTACATTACACCCAACAATGTATTCTAAAACACTGATCGGTAAAATGCAGGAGCACGGAGCTAAAGCTTATTTGGTGAACACAGGTTGGAATGGTACTGGAAAGAGAATTTCTCTGAAAGATACAAGAGCAATTATTGATGCAATCATTGACGGTTCTATTGATAATGCTCCTAAAACTCAGGTTCCAATCATGAACCTTGAGATCCCTACTGAATTACCAAACGTTTCTGCAGGTATTTTAGATCCTAGAGATACATATGAAAATGCTTCAGAATGGGAAGAAAAAGCAAAAGATCTTGCATCAAGATATATCAAAAACTTTGAGCAGTATTGTGATACTGAAGAAGGTAAGAAATTAGTGGCTTCAGGACCTCAATTGCAGGAACAGACTATCTAA
- a CDS encoding type II 3-dehydroquinate dehydratase, producing the protein MKVLIINGPNLNLLGTREPEIYGNVSMESYLEILKSEFQSHELKYYQSNIEGELINRLQEDDFDAVVINPGAFTHYSYAIADCLKNIRKPKVEVHISNIYKREEFRQKSVTAANTDAVLSGFGMDGYRLAILSLK; encoded by the coding sequence ATGAAAGTTTTAATAATAAACGGGCCCAACCTCAATCTGTTAGGCACTAGAGAACCTGAAATCTATGGGAATGTTTCTATGGAAAGCTATTTGGAAATTTTAAAATCCGAGTTTCAATCTCATGAATTAAAATATTATCAGTCGAATATTGAAGGAGAACTCATTAACAGACTTCAGGAAGATGACTTTGATGCCGTAGTGATTAATCCGGGAGCTTTCACCCATTATTCTTATGCCATTGCTGATTGTTTAAAAAACATCAGAAAACCAAAAGTAGAAGTTCACATCAGTAATATTTATAAAAGAGAGGAATTCAGGCAGAAGTCGGTAACAGCGGCTAATACTGATGCTGTTTTATCTGGCTTTGGAATGGATGGGTATAGATTGGCTATATTAAGCTTGAAGTAA
- a CDS encoding TonB-dependent receptor, giving the protein MISNNLFTSKAWIPPVAAFFLGVTSVSAQNSKPKKDSLHEKEIDEVVVVAYGKAKRNSYTGSVATISSDKINNRPVTNITKALEGQVAGIQTTSASGQPGAVSTIRIRGIGSISASSDPLYVVDGIPFDGNLNSISPSDIESISVLKDATASALYGSRGANGIIIITTKSGKKGEAKVNFNISQGFSGRAVKDYEQVNTDQYFQLYWEALRNGYQSGKVSSQQAAQMATDNLVSTLGINPYGTAYPKPVGTDGKLLPGASALWNDDWRDILQRVASRNQVDLDISGGSEKSNYFFSLGYLDDKGMAIESGYKRYNTRLKINSEVKKWLNVGVNLNYTNSIQQAPTSSDSKASNIINAARFIPSFYPYYERNEDGTYILDADGNPIYDFGKYRPTNALQNQNAAATLPLDKNENKEDNFSGKGFMEFIFLPELKFKTSFSVDLVNYNGHYYSNPLLGQGAEIGGSVTKTNTRTLSYTTSNILTYDKKFGKHHVNALAGHEFYKYDYQTISGTRSQFSLPYYYEPDAASLLGSFSGNSNKLSLLSFLGKVEYDYNNTYFLSASGRADSSSRFAKDNRWGRFWSVGGSWKISNEEFVKSLNVFNQLTLRASYGGQGNDKLLRPNGQPLYYAYQELYRFISLGGEPGTTLEKTSTNNVKWETNLNLNVGLEFAILNNRIKGNIEYFKRKSQDLLFNMPVAPSLGISDYPANIGTIQNTGFEFSLFTTPVKNDDFQWNVDVNLSTLNNKVTKLPGGSLVVGTKLLTVGGSVYDFFIPEWAGVDPSNGKPLWKTVSTDASGNSVEGTTSEYSKATKLLQGSALPKLTGGISTSINYKNFDFSGLLTFKIGGKILDTDYTSIMHNGSAGGRAWSAEMLNRWTPENPNTDVPGLSTTTNNWTSTSSRFLYSGTYARLKNVSLGYTLPEDYFEKIGLKKFRIYIQAENLLTFYKHKGMDPEQALDGTTYYRYPAMRTITFGLQATL; this is encoded by the coding sequence ATGATTAGCAATAATTTATTCACTTCTAAAGCTTGGATACCTCCGGTTGCTGCATTTTTTCTGGGTGTGACCAGCGTAAGTGCACAGAATTCCAAGCCGAAAAAAGATAGCCTTCATGAAAAAGAGATTGATGAAGTAGTAGTTGTAGCTTACGGAAAAGCTAAAAGAAACAGCTATACTGGTTCTGTAGCTACAATTTCAAGTGATAAGATTAATAACAGACCTGTAACCAATATTACCAAAGCATTGGAAGGACAGGTTGCAGGGATTCAAACGACAAGTGCATCAGGGCAGCCAGGTGCTGTTTCTACCATCCGAATCAGAGGGATTGGTTCAATAAGTGCTTCCAGTGATCCTTTATATGTAGTAGACGGAATCCCTTTTGACGGAAATCTGAACTCTATCAGTCCAAGTGATATTGAATCTATCAGTGTTCTGAAAGATGCTACAGCAAGTGCTTTGTATGGATCAAGAGGAGCAAATGGGATTATCATTATTACCACAAAATCAGGTAAAAAAGGGGAAGCAAAAGTTAATTTTAATATAAGCCAGGGATTTTCTGGAAGAGCCGTAAAAGATTATGAACAGGTAAATACAGACCAATACTTTCAGTTATATTGGGAAGCATTGAGAAACGGATATCAATCCGGAAAAGTTTCTTCACAACAGGCTGCTCAGATGGCAACAGACAATCTTGTTTCTACACTTGGAATTAACCCATATGGAACTGCTTATCCAAAACCAGTAGGAACAGATGGAAAATTATTACCTGGTGCATCAGCACTTTGGAATGATGACTGGAGAGATATTTTGCAGAGAGTTGCTTCAAGAAATCAGGTAGATCTTGATATCAGTGGCGGAAGTGAAAAGAGTAATTATTTCTTTTCATTAGGTTACCTGGATGATAAAGGGATGGCTATTGAATCAGGATATAAAAGATACAATACGCGATTAAAGATCAACTCTGAAGTGAAAAAATGGCTGAATGTTGGGGTAAACTTAAATTATACAAACAGTATTCAGCAAGCTCCTACTTCTTCAGATTCTAAGGCGAGCAACATCATCAACGCAGCAAGATTTATTCCTTCCTTCTATCCTTATTATGAAAGAAATGAAGATGGAACTTATATTTTGGATGCAGACGGAAACCCGATTTATGATTTTGGAAAGTACAGACCTACCAATGCACTACAGAATCAGAATGCCGCAGCAACACTGCCATTAGACAAAAATGAAAATAAAGAAGATAATTTCTCCGGAAAAGGATTCATGGAATTTATTTTCTTACCGGAACTGAAATTCAAGACAAGTTTTTCTGTTGATTTAGTGAATTATAATGGACATTATTATTCAAATCCATTGCTGGGACAAGGTGCGGAGATTGGAGGTTCGGTAACGAAAACAAATACCAGAACACTTTCTTACACCACCAGTAATATTCTTACTTATGATAAGAAATTTGGAAAACATCATGTAAATGCTTTAGCAGGGCATGAATTCTATAAATATGACTATCAGACTATTTCCGGAACAAGAAGCCAGTTTTCTCTGCCTTATTATTATGAACCTGATGCTGCTTCTTTATTGGGAAGTTTCAGTGGGAACAGTAATAAATTAAGTCTATTAAGTTTCCTTGGGAAAGTAGAGTATGATTATAACAATACTTACTTCTTATCTGCATCAGGAAGAGCAGACAGTTCTTCGAGATTTGCAAAGGACAACAGATGGGGAAGATTCTGGTCAGTAGGAGGTTCGTGGAAGATTTCAAACGAGGAATTTGTTAAAAGTTTGAATGTTTTCAATCAATTGACATTACGCGCCAGCTACGGAGGCCAAGGGAATGACAAATTACTTAGACCCAACGGCCAGCCGCTTTATTATGCGTATCAGGAGTTGTACAGATTTATCAGTCTTGGTGGAGAACCGGGAACAACGCTTGAAAAAACATCTACCAATAATGTAAAGTGGGAGACCAACCTTAATTTAAATGTAGGATTGGAATTTGCCATTCTGAATAACAGAATTAAAGGAAATATCGAATACTTCAAAAGAAAAAGCCAGGACCTTCTGTTTAATATGCCGGTTGCTCCATCATTGGGAATCAGTGATTACCCTGCCAATATCGGAACCATTCAGAATACAGGATTTGAATTTTCACTATTTACAACGCCAGTTAAGAATGATGATTTCCAATGGAATGTGGATGTTAACCTGAGCACTTTAAACAATAAAGTAACCAAATTACCTGGAGGTTCTCTTGTGGTAGGAACTAAGTTATTAACAGTAGGAGGTTCCGTATATGATTTCTTTATTCCGGAATGGGCTGGGGTAGATCCAAGCAATGGAAAACCATTGTGGAAAACGGTTTCTACAGATGCCAGCGGAAACTCAGTGGAAGGAACTACTTCAGAATATTCCAAAGCAACAAAGTTGTTGCAAGGTTCTGCATTGCCTAAGCTGACAGGAGGAATCAGTACAAGTATCAATTACAAGAATTTCGATTTTTCAGGATTACTGACATTCAAAATCGGAGGGAAGATTTTGGATACCGACTATACCTCCATCATGCATAACGGAAGTGCGGGAGGACGTGCATGGAGTGCGGAAATGCTGAACAGATGGACTCCGGAAAACCCTAATACAGATGTTCCGGGATTGAGTACAACAACGAATAACTGGACGTCAACATCTTCAAGATTTCTGTATTCCGGAACGTATGCAAGGCTTAAAAATGTAAGCTTAGGATACACACTTCCTGAAGATTATTTTGAGAAAATAGGGCTTAAAAAATTCAGAATTTATATCCAGGCAGAGAACCTTCTGACATTCTATAAACATAAAGGAATGGATCCTGAACAGGCTTTGGATGGAACAACGTATTACAGATATCCTGCAATGAGAACGATCACTTTTGGTCTTCAGGCAACACTTTAA
- a CDS encoding RagB/SusD family nutrient uptake outer membrane protein: MKKLKYLSFALIGFLALTSCENDLDTAPTDQANSVEVFKTVESAETVVNGTWAKFNNDGTTYANIGYSTVLRASDAMGSDVAVLTNKYGFASTYAFTEMVNSTASRPLFIWTMLYSTINNMNNVITRIDGTEGSQEKKNQVKGQAKALRAFCYLNLASFYQFSYLKDKSALTAPIYTEPSTTSTVGKKRASLEEIYTLIKSDLTDADNLLKSYTRNNKDKINRAVVNGLLARTYLNTGEWSKASASAKIAREGFPLMAPEKYKDGFNDINNAEWIWGHGQTQEQSDESYAFHYLDVSSSGSYYYSFMADPYFKDLFDTNDIRYQLFSWDGQKGREGLLRYAKFKFKPTLIADIVYMRAAEMYLIEAEAEARNGNVSQAVAVLNQLKSARNANIYSGSLSQNAVLDAVLIERRKELFGEGFSLSDIIRTQGTVVRKPFVDADGKPIKVQITTPDGTVKTVDGKGHSVLDFPDKSAFVPNSNYYLFSIPQRESENNPNL, encoded by the coding sequence ATGAAAAAATTAAAATATCTATCGTTTGCTCTTATCGGATTTTTAGCGTTGACAAGCTGTGAGAATGATCTTGATACAGCGCCAACTGATCAGGCTAATAGTGTAGAGGTTTTTAAAACAGTTGAAAGTGCAGAAACAGTTGTGAACGGTACCTGGGCAAAATTTAATAATGACGGAACAACATATGCCAATATCGGCTATTCTACTGTTTTAAGAGCCAGTGATGCGATGGGAAGTGATGTGGCAGTTCTGACTAATAAATATGGTTTTGCTTCCACTTATGCCTTCACAGAGATGGTGAACAGTACAGCAAGCCGACCGTTGTTTATCTGGACTATGTTGTATTCCACTATCAATAATATGAATAATGTGATTACAAGAATTGACGGGACAGAAGGCAGTCAGGAGAAAAAGAATCAGGTGAAAGGTCAGGCAAAAGCATTACGCGCTTTCTGTTATTTGAATCTTGCGAGTTTTTATCAGTTCAGTTACCTGAAAGACAAGTCAGCTTTAACGGCTCCAATTTATACCGAACCTTCCACAACAAGCACAGTAGGGAAGAAAAGAGCAAGTCTTGAAGAGATCTATACTTTGATTAAAAGCGATCTTACTGATGCTGATAACCTGCTGAAAAGTTATACAAGAAACAATAAGGATAAGATCAACCGTGCTGTAGTGAACGGGCTTTTAGCAAGAACTTATCTGAATACAGGTGAATGGAGTAAAGCTTCAGCATCTGCGAAAATTGCAAGAGAAGGTTTCCCTTTGATGGCCCCGGAGAAATATAAAGATGGCTTCAATGATATAAACAATGCTGAATGGATCTGGGGACACGGTCAGACACAGGAACAGTCTGATGAAAGTTATGCCTTCCATTATCTGGATGTTTCTTCATCAGGAAGTTATTATTACAGTTTTATGGCGGATCCTTATTTTAAAGATCTTTTTGATACCAATGATATCAGATACCAGTTGTTTTCATGGGACGGGCAGAAAGGAAGAGAAGGATTGCTGAGGTATGCTAAGTTTAAATTTAAGCCAACCCTTATTGCTGATATTGTTTACATGAGAGCTGCGGAAATGTATCTGATTGAAGCTGAAGCTGAAGCGAGAAACGGAAATGTTTCTCAGGCAGTCGCAGTATTGAATCAGTTGAAATCTGCCAGAAATGCTAATATTTATTCTGGATCATTGTCACAGAATGCTGTGCTAGATGCAGTTTTGATTGAAAGAAGAAAAGAATTATTCGGAGAAGGATTCTCCCTTTCAGATATTATCAGAACGCAGGGAACAGTAGTAAGAAAACCATTTGTAGATGCAGATGGTAAACCTATAAAAGTTCAGATCACTACACCGGACGGTACCGTGAAAACTGTAGACGGTAAAGGACATTCTGTTCTTGATTTCCCAGATAAATCTGCTTTTGTACCCAACAGTAACTATTATTTATTCAGTATTCCACAGAGAGAGTCTGAGAATAACCCGAATTTATAA